TCAGCAGCTGTCCGTTGCGTCCGTTGCGCGTCGGCAGCACGCAGTCGAACATGTCTATCCCGCGCGCGATGCCCTCGACAAGGTTGGTAGGAAAACCTACGCCCATCAGATAACGCGGCTTGTCCTGCGGCATGTGCGGCGAAAGGGCGTCAAGTATGCGGTACATCTCGGCGTGGCTCTCGCCCACCGATAGGCCGCCGATGCCGTAGCCGGGAAAACCGATCTCCTCCAGGCGCTCGATACACTCGATGCGCTGCGATTCGTACAGAGCTCCTTGTACGATGCCGAAAAGAGCCTGCCCGGGGCGGCTGTGGTATTCGCGGCAGCGCTTCGCCCAGCGCAGCGTGCGCTCCATCGCCTCGCGCGAATACTCGGGCGTCGTCGGCAGCGAGACACATTCGTCAAAGGCCATCGCGATATCGCTGCCAAGCTTCTGCTGTATCTCTATCGAATCCTCGGGACTCATGAAATGTTTGCTGCCGTCGATATGCGAGCGAAACTCGACGCCGTCCTCTTTTATCTTATTTATATTCGCGAGCGAAAAGACCTGAAAACCGCCGCTGTCGGTGAGGATCGGGTGATGCCAGCCCATGAAACGGTGCAGTCCGCCCGCCTCCGCGACGATATCCTCGCCGGGGCGCATGTGCAGATGATAGGTGTTGCCGAGGATTATCTGCGCGCCCATGCCTTCAAGTTCAGGCGGCGTCATCGCCTTGACGGTGGCCTGCGTGCCCACCGGCATGAAGACCGGCGTCTTTATCACACCGTGCGGCGTCGTGAACTCCCCGGCGCGCGCGCCGGTTTCGGGACACTGAGCTATCAATTTATATTCAAACATTTTACATGCTCCATCCGAATAATCTTTCGCCGTTCTCCCTGACCGCCTGCGCAAACTCCTCAAGAGGGAGCCCTTTGAGCATCGAGAGGTATTCATAGACCGAACGCACATGCCACGGCTCGTTCTGCCTGCCGCGGAAGCCCTGCGGCGCGAGGTACGGAGAGTCAGTCTCACAGAGGATGCGGTCCAGCGGCACCGTCATCGCGATCTCACGCAGCGCCTGGTTCCTGGGATATGTCACGGGGCCGGCGAAGGAGATGTAAAAACCGAGGTCGAGCGCCGCCCGCGCGTCCTCCGCATTGCCGGAAAAGCAGTGGACGACGCCGCCGACAGCTTCGGCCCCCCCGGCGCGCAGCATCGCGGCG
The window above is part of the Cloacibacillus evryensis DSM 19522 genome. Proteins encoded here:
- the tgt gene encoding tRNA guanosine(34) transglycosylase Tgt, which produces MFEYKLIAQCPETGARAGEFTTPHGVIKTPVFMPVGTQATVKAMTPPELEGMGAQIILGNTYHLHMRPGEDIVAEAGGLHRFMGWHHPILTDSGGFQVFSLANINKIKEDGVEFRSHIDGSKHFMSPEDSIEIQQKLGSDIAMAFDECVSLPTTPEYSREAMERTLRWAKRCREYHSRPGQALFGIVQGALYESQRIECIERLEEIGFPGYGIGGLSVGESHAEMYRILDALSPHMPQDKPRYLMGVGFPTNLVEGIARGIDMFDCVLPTRNGRNGQLLTSFGKMNIKNLAFARDFTAPDPQCDCYVCRSFTRAYLRHLYTAGEILAARLCSWHNLHFLVNLVRDARQAIIEGRFPAFRRGFMENFMEGAYLNE